A region of Micropterus dolomieu isolate WLL.071019.BEF.003 ecotype Adirondacks linkage group LG01, ASM2129224v1, whole genome shotgun sequence DNA encodes the following proteins:
- the LOC123967852 gene encoding cullin-1 has product MSSNRTQNPHGLKQIGLDQIWDDLRAGIQQVYTRQSMAKSRYMELYTHVYNYCTSVHQSSQGRGSVPPAKPSKKSTTPGGAQFVGLELYKRLKEFLKNYLTSLLKDGEDLMDECVLKFYTQQWEDYRFSSKVLNGICAYLNRHWVRRECDEGRKGIYEIYSLALVTWRECLFRPLNKQVTNAVLKLIEKERNGEPINTRLISGVVQSYVELGLNEEDAFAKGPTLSVYKEYFECQFLTDTERFYTRESTEFLQQNPVTEYMKKAEARLLEEQRRVQVYLHESTQDELARKCEQVLIEKHLEIFHTEFQNLLDADKNEDLGRMYNLVSRITDGLGELKKLLETHIHNQGLAAIEKCGEAALNDPKVYVQTTLDVHKKYNALVMSAFNNDAGFVAALDKACGRFINNNAVTRMAQSSSKSPELLARYCDSLLKKSSKNPEEAELEDTLNQVMVVFKYIEDKDVFQKFYAKMLAKRLVHQNSASDDAEASMISKLKQACGFEYTSKLQRMFQDIGVSKDLNEQFKKHLTNSEPLDLDFSIQVLSSGSWPFQQSCTFALPSELERSYQRFTAFYASRHSGRKLTWLYHLSKGELVTNCFKNRYTLQASTFQMAILLQYNTEDSYTVQQLTDSTQIKTDILVQVLQILLKSKLLVMEDENANVDEVEFKPDTVIKLFLGYKNKKLRVNINVPMKTEQKQEQETTHKNIEEDRKLLIQAAIVRIMKMRKVLKHQQLLAEVLNQLSSRFKPRVPVIKKCIDILIEKEYLERVDGEKDTYSYLA; this is encoded by the exons ATGTCGTCGAACAGGACCCAGAACCCCCACGGACTGAAACAGATAGGCCTGGACCAGATATGGGACGACCTGCGGGCTGGCATCCAGCAGGTGTACACACGGCAAAGCATGGCCAAGTCACGCTACATGGAACTCTACAC ACATGTATATAACTATTGTACCAGCGTCCACCAGTCCAGCCAGGGCAGGGGCTCGGTGCCTCCAGCCAAGCCCTCCAAAAAGTCCACCACTCCAGGTGGGGCCCAGTTTGTAGGCCTGGAGCTCTACAAGCGACTCAAGGAGTTCCTGAAGAACTATTTGACCAGCCTGCTGAAA GACGGCGAGGATCTAATGGATGAGTGTGTGTTGAAGTTTTACACCCAGCAGTGGGAGGATTACCGTTTCTCTAGTAAGGTCCTCAACGGGATCTGCGCCTACCTCAACCGCCACTGGGTCCGACGAGAGTGCGATGAGGGACGCAAGGGAATCTACGAGATATACTCG CTGGCACTTGTGACCTGGAGGGAGTGTTTATTCCGACCCCTCAACAAACAG GTAACAAACGCTGTGCTGAAGCtgatagagaaagagaggaatggCGAGCCCATTAACACCAGACTGATCAGCGGTGTGGTCCAGTCTTATG tCGAGCTGGGTCTGAACGAGGAGGACGCCTTCGCCAAAGGCCCCACGCTGTCGGTCTACAAGGAGTACTTTGAATGCCAGTTCCTCACTGACACAGAACGTTTCTACACACGCGAGAGCACAGAGTTCCTGCAGCAGAACCCCGTCACCGAGTACATGAAGAAG GCGGAGGCTCGTCTGCTGGAGGAGCAGCGGCGTGTGCAGGTTTACCTCCATGAATCCACCCAGGACGAGCTGGCCAGGAAGTGCGAGCAAGTCCTCATAGAGAAACACCTGGAGATCTTCCACACCGAGTTTCAGAACCTCCTGGACGCCGACAAGAACGAAG ATCTGGGCCGGATGTACAACCTGGTGTCGCGGATCACAGACGGTCTGGGTGAACTGAAGAAACTTCTAGAGACTCACATCCACAACCAGGGCCTGGCCGCCATCGAGAAGTGTGGAGAGGCCGCTCTCAAC GACCCCAAAGTGTACGTTCAGACCACCCTGGACGTCCATAAGAAGTACAACGCCTTGGTCATGTCTGCCTTCAACAACGACGCCGGCTTCGTGGCTGCGCTCGACAAG GCGTGTGGTCGATTCATCAACAACAACGCCGTCACCCGGATGGCTCAGTCGTCCAGCAAATCTCCCGAGCTGCTGGCCAGATACTGCGATTCTTTGCTGAAGAAGAG CTCTAAAAACCCGGAGGAGGCCGAATTGGAGGACACACTCAACCAAGTG ATGGTTGTGTTCAAGTACATCGAGGACAAAGATGTTTTCCAGAAGTTTTATGCCAAGATGCTCGCCAAACGTCTGGTCCACCAGAACAGCGCCAGCGACGACGCAGAGGCCAGCATGATCTCCAAACTCAAG CAAGCGTGCGGGTTCGAGTACACGTCCAAACTGCAGCGAATGTTCCAGGACATCGGAGTCAGTAAAGACCTGAACGAACAGTTCAAGAAACACCTGACCAACTCCGAGCCTCTGGACT tgGACTTCAGTATCCAGGTTCTCAGCTCTGGGTCTTGGCCTTTCCAGCAGTCCTGCACCTTTGCTCTGCCTTCTGAG CTGGAGCGAAGCTATCAGCGCTTCACGGCGTTCTACGCCAGCAGACACAGCGGCAGGAAGCTGACCTGGCTGTATCACCTGTCCAAAGGAGAGCTGGTCACCAACTGCTTCAAGAACAG gTACACACTGCAGGCCTCCACCTTCCAGATGGCCATCCTGCTGCAGTACAACACAGAGGACAGTTACACCGTCCAGCAGCTGACCGACAGCACACAGATCAAAACT GACATTCTGGTTCAAGTTcttcagattttgttaaaatcaaAGCTGCTG GTGATGGAGGACGAGAACGCCAACGTGGACGAGGTGGAGTTCAAACCCGACACGGTCATCAAACTTTTCCTCGGATACAAGAA TAAGAAGCTGAGGGTGAACATCAACGTGCCGATGAAGACGGAGCAGAAACAGGAGCAGGAGACGACTCACAAGAACATCGAGGAGGACCGGAAGCTCCTCATTCAG gcCGCCATAGTGAGGATCATGAAGATGAGGAAGGTCCTGAAGCACCAGCAGCTTCTGGCCGAAGTCCTGAACCAGCTGTCGTCCCGATTCAAACCCAGAGTCCCCGTCATCAAG AAATGCATCGACATCCTGATAGAGAAGGAGTACCTGGAGCGAGTGGACGGCGAGAAGGACACGTACAGCTACCTGGCCTGA